From a region of the Odoribacter splanchnicus DSM 20712 genome:
- a CDS encoding P-loop NTPase family protein — protein sequence MAKRVKVAWLFQGEKDYRSVFGVQEIECLYVDTEVLNKQFEGEPWEGKMTVRLFRLENGKGQCLSVKESGIKVERQDALPVYEEWIDRADLPEQAWKQGIYRILADIDGVAGQSEDLYIVPGEGKPEKYFRILHAGLDRFCEETESEAQKRPHSFRMFDATRLKNIRFFLMAQNLLGGEWVYEFVIRVVDRRGSIKAMQIVKSAQYIKDQAGNSILCFAVDLGSQEDFVTPGEYTVMVSCFGQTVLKMGYGIGHKDIPYDFEQEILADGGEVTVKQNLNPVYTAKDKDEILDRLYRLVGLRKVKEEITRIIEYVEFIRLRRENGFSDTFPQLHLIFTGYPGTGKNTVAEMVGELYQKLGLLSHGRVNHYSRRDLVREGTAAEEQLVRQALKNSIGGILFVDQAGDLFHPEDPNDRGVIALGILYGILTREKPEVLVILSDIDEEMTVLLEAFPDLQKLFPRRLCFENYSPEELMEIARIKLEKLQFRFTPGAEEKFYKQLKIACRANEVDFTNGRYIDEQLEQASARMSARLMANRCGEYKKEDLMLITEEDIVTLPEGDPGKALEKLKAMIGLRALKQSIVQHLSYVYFIRERQKHGFDDTLPPLNMIFSGNPGTGKMTVAKMMGEIYHSVGILLRPNVTVQDGRQLTGDGGLTPQQGAEVLMNGAAGGILYIDHADVLPRSEWGLALFEALLSNLSTEECGDTIVVLGGYPERVDKMLEMNPALKNYFPYVFSFNDYTPEELMQIAENKLKEKAYVFHPKAREVFGELIRKAYENRDKNFGNALFVEKVVAAAIRHMSERTMKIRQERELTRQEMTTIRKDDIPVDSFELPKLERDVFDEEEIGRALEELDKMVGQTGIKKQIRDFVELARHYSHEGVKLSSRMSLQWCLTGNSAMGKGTVARIIARLYKAMGIVDKGQVFDFKVERMIGLMEDEAQRSIGEALVKSSGGILLFDEDSPKLNEAVGFRERVRALLMNQMAEHPGSYIIIYAEPRNRVSGINGDAEHMSDLVNVLVFEDYTKEELMIILKRRLEKERMKMTATARQYMTVFIGSLVATEERSHASSRLMRIVADLIVRNCLQRMAKSNRTSTVKEVISVQKQDVAMFTEAFVAGVMNERKRIGFI from the coding sequence TTGAATAAACAGTTTGAAGGCGAACCCTGGGAGGGGAAGATGACTGTCCGTTTGTTTCGCCTGGAGAACGGCAAAGGACAGTGCTTGTCTGTGAAAGAGAGCGGAATAAAAGTAGAGCGTCAGGATGCTTTGCCGGTGTATGAAGAGTGGATAGACCGCGCAGATTTACCGGAACAGGCCTGGAAACAGGGGATATATCGTATCTTGGCGGATATCGACGGAGTGGCCGGACAATCAGAAGATCTGTATATCGTCCCGGGGGAGGGGAAACCCGAAAAATATTTTCGCATCCTGCATGCCGGTCTGGACCGTTTTTGTGAAGAAACCGAGTCCGAGGCTCAGAAACGTCCTCATTCTTTCCGGATGTTCGATGCCACCCGATTGAAAAATATCCGTTTCTTCCTGATGGCCCAAAACCTGCTGGGGGGAGAGTGGGTATATGAATTCGTTATCCGGGTGGTAGACCGTAGGGGGAGTATCAAAGCCATGCAGATCGTAAAATCCGCCCAATATATCAAGGATCAGGCCGGGAATAGTATTCTTTGTTTTGCTGTCGATCTGGGGAGTCAGGAAGATTTCGTCACTCCGGGAGAATATACCGTGATGGTTTCCTGTTTCGGACAGACGGTCCTGAAGATGGGCTATGGAATAGGTCATAAAGATATTCCTTATGATTTCGAGCAGGAGATACTGGCCGATGGTGGAGAAGTGACCGTGAAGCAAAATCTGAATCCGGTATACACCGCTAAAGATAAAGATGAAATCCTCGACCGTTTGTATCGTTTGGTGGGGTTGCGTAAAGTGAAAGAAGAGATAACCCGGATCATAGAGTACGTCGAATTTATCCGTCTCCGGCGGGAGAATGGCTTCAGCGATACTTTTCCTCAATTGCATCTGATCTTTACCGGATATCCCGGTACCGGTAAAAATACCGTGGCGGAGATGGTGGGAGAATTGTATCAGAAATTAGGGCTTTTGAGTCACGGCCGGGTGAATCATTACAGCCGTCGTGATTTGGTGCGTGAAGGCACTGCTGCAGAAGAGCAATTGGTTCGGCAGGCCCTGAAAAACAGTATAGGGGGGATTCTGTTTGTCGATCAGGCCGGAGATTTATTTCATCCCGAAGATCCGAACGATCGGGGGGTGATCGCTTTAGGAATATTGTACGGTATACTGACCAGGGAAAAACCGGAAGTTTTGGTTATTCTTTCCGATATCGATGAAGAGATGACTGTTTTGCTGGAAGCTTTTCCCGATTTGCAGAAGCTTTTTCCGCGCCGGCTTTGTTTCGAAAATTATAGTCCTGAGGAATTGATGGAAATCGCCCGGATCAAACTGGAAAAACTGCAATTCCGTTTTACGCCGGGAGCAGAAGAGAAATTTTATAAACAGTTGAAAATAGCTTGCCGGGCCAATGAGGTGGATTTTACCAACGGACGTTACATCGACGAACAGCTCGAACAGGCTTCGGCCCGGATGTCGGCCCGTCTGATGGCGAACCGCTGCGGAGAGTATAAGAAAGAGGACCTGATGCTGATTACGGAGGAAGATATCGTAACTTTACCCGAGGGAGACCCTGGCAAAGCATTGGAAAAACTCAAGGCGATGATCGGTTTGAGGGCATTGAAACAAAGTATTGTACAACATCTGAGTTACGTATATTTTATCCGGGAAAGGCAAAAACATGGTTTCGACGATACCCTTCCTCCCCTGAATATGATCTTTAGCGGTAATCCCGGTACAGGGAAGATGACTGTCGCTAAGATGATGGGAGAAATCTATCATTCGGTGGGTATTCTGTTGCGTCCGAATGTGACGGTACAGGACGGACGTCAGCTCACCGGCGATGGAGGGCTGACTCCCCAACAGGGAGCCGAAGTGTTGATGAACGGTGCGGCCGGAGGTATTCTATATATCGACCATGCCGATGTATTGCCCCGGAGTGAATGGGGATTGGCCCTGTTCGAAGCTTTATTGTCGAATTTATCGACCGAGGAATGCGGGGATACGATCGTGGTTTTAGGCGGATATCCCGAAAGAGTCGATAAGATGCTGGAGATGAATCCCGCTTTAAAGAATTATTTTCCTTATGTATTTTCGTTCAACGATTATACGCCCGAAGAACTGATGCAGATCGCTGAAAATAAACTGAAAGAAAAAGCTTATGTATTTCATCCCAAGGCACGGGAAGTATTCGGTGAGCTGATCCGGAAAGCTTATGAAAACAGAGATAAAAATTTCGGTAATGCGCTTTTCGTTGAAAAAGTCGTGGCAGCGGCTATTCGTCATATGTCCGAACGGACGATGAAAATCCGTCAGGAACGGGAGCTGACCCGTCAGGAGATGACTACCATCCGCAAAGACGATATACCGGTCGATAGTTTTGAACTTCCAAAATTGGAAAGGGATGTATTCGATGAAGAGGAGATCGGCCGGGCATTGGAAGAGCTGGATAAAATGGTCGGACAAACGGGAATAAAAAAACAGATCCGTGATTTTGTAGAGCTGGCGCGTCATTATAGCCACGAGGGGGTAAAATTGAGCAGCCGGATGTCCCTGCAATGGTGTTTGACCGGTAATTCGGCCATGGGAAAGGGAACGGTAGCCCGGATCATCGCCCGTCTTTACAAAGCCATGGGGATCGTCGATAAGGGACAGGTATTCGATTTTAAGGTGGAAAGAATGATCGGACTGATGGAAGACGAGGCTCAGCGTAGTATCGGGGAAGCATTGGTGAAATCCAGCGGAGGTATCTTGCTTTTCGATGAAGATTCACCCAAATTGAACGAAGCTGTCGGCTTCCGTGAAAGAGTACGTGCTCTCCTGATGAATCAGATGGCCGAACATCCCGGAAGTTATATTATCATCTATGCAGAACCCCGGAACAGGGTATCGGGCATCAACGGAGACGCCGAACACATGTCGGATTTGGTCAATGTACTGGTCTTCGAAGATTATACGAAAGAAGAGTTGATGATTATTCTGAAACGTCGTCTGGAGAAAGAACGAATGAAAATGACAGCGACAGCCCGTCAGTATATGACTGTTTTTATCGGTTCGCTGGTTGCGACCGAGGAACGCAGTCATGCCAGTTCGCGCCTGATGCGGATCGTAGCCGATCTGATTGTCCGCAATTGTCTGCAACGGATGGCAAAGAGTAACCGGACGAGTACAGTAAAAGAGGTGATTTCTGTTCAAAAACAGGATGTGGCTATGTTTACCGAAGCTTTTGTGGCAGGAGTAATGAACGAACGGAAAAGAATCGGATTCATTTGA